One window of the Chryseotalea sp. WA131a genome contains the following:
- a CDS encoding D-alanyl-D-alanine carboxypeptidase, with translation MKWFILVLIVVACSPALVIKKQLGEIQNLQQDHIGFSLYDPATKKSLIQYNDAKYFTPASNTKIFTFYTSLKLLGDSINALTYVQQNDSLIFWGLGDPSFLNPLAYDNGRAFQFLKNAPGKLYFSSSNFKTDALGNGWAWDDYNYNYSIERSSFTLYGNLITLKKQGEKVVTQPSFFEEHLITANENHSDEEVVRAIDDNQLTYYPGKRKFKTQEIPFHVSADLLADLLTDTLKRQVEHVFIPLKRGTILKSIPADSIYGVMMQDSDNFMAEQLLLQCAAVVSDTLKPEIAIRYATKNFMNTLPDKPQWVDGSGLSRFNLFTPRTIVSLWEKIYNEVPRERLFRLLAVGGGSGTIKNWYKHTPPFIFAKTGTLSNNHTLSGFIITKKGKTLIFSWMNNNFVTPTNEVRKKMEKLLLEIREKY, from the coding sequence ATGAAGTGGTTTATTCTGGTTTTGATTGTCGTGGCCTGTTCACCTGCACTTGTTATCAAAAAGCAGTTAGGTGAAATACAGAACCTACAGCAAGATCATATTGGGTTTTCACTTTATGATCCAGCTACTAAAAAGTCGCTCATCCAGTATAACGATGCAAAGTATTTTACGCCTGCTTCTAATACCAAGATTTTTACGTTTTACACCAGTCTCAAATTGCTGGGCGATTCCATCAATGCCCTGACCTATGTTCAACAAAATGATTCATTGATTTTTTGGGGATTGGGTGATCCGAGCTTTTTAAACCCATTGGCGTACGATAATGGCCGTGCCTTTCAATTTTTAAAAAATGCACCGGGCAAATTATATTTTTCTTCTTCTAATTTTAAAACCGATGCCCTGGGCAATGGTTGGGCGTGGGACGATTACAATTACAATTATTCAATTGAACGTTCTTCATTTACCTTGTATGGAAACCTGATCACCCTTAAAAAGCAAGGGGAAAAAGTTGTGACCCAGCCGTCTTTTTTCGAGGAGCATCTCATTACAGCAAACGAAAATCACTCCGATGAAGAAGTAGTTCGGGCCATTGACGATAATCAGTTAACCTACTATCCCGGCAAACGGAAATTCAAAACCCAAGAGATACCTTTTCACGTGAGTGCAGATTTGCTGGCCGATTTATTGACGGATACATTGAAACGGCAAGTGGAGCATGTATTCATCCCGTTGAAGCGGGGAACGATTTTGAAAAGTATTCCAGCGGATAGCATTTACGGTGTAATGATGCAAGACAGTGATAATTTTATGGCCGAACAGTTGCTGTTGCAATGTGCTGCTGTGGTAAGTGATACCCTCAAACCGGAAATTGCCATTCGCTACGCCACTAAAAATTTTATGAATACACTGCCCGACAAACCGCAGTGGGTAGATGGCTCAGGCCTTAGTCGATTTAACTTGTTTACTCCTCGAACCATTGTTAGTCTATGGGAGAAGATTTACAACGAAGTGCCGCGTGAGCGATTGTTCAGATTGTTGGCAGTCGGTGGAGGATCGGGAACGATAAAAAACTGGTACAAGCATACGCCTCCTTTCATCTTTGCCAAAACAGGCACGCTGAGCAATAACCACACGCTGAGCGGATTTATCATCACCAAAAAAGGAAAAACACTCATCTTCAGTTGGATGAATAATAACTTTGTAACGCCCACTAATGAAGTGAGAAAGAAGATGGAAAAATTGCTGCTCGAGATTCGGGAGAAGTATTGA
- a CDS encoding DinB family protein: MLLNLDSIPHFYKNYIKQIDEPDLLQALRISGHRMIEAVHSIKEANADYRYADGKWTIRELLCHVIDAERIFAYRALRFARNDKTPLAGFEENDYAPQANAAGRSLTKIALEMTHVRMTTVDLFESFTPEMLARKGAANNNEISVIGLGFIIAGHETHHRKILVERYLS, translated from the coding sequence ATGCTCCTAAATCTCGACAGCATCCCACACTTTTATAAAAACTACATCAAACAAATTGATGAGCCTGATTTACTCCAAGCCCTTCGTATCTCTGGCCATCGCATGATTGAAGCCGTTCATTCTATTAAAGAAGCCAATGCCGATTATCGCTATGCAGATGGAAAGTGGACCATCCGCGAATTGCTGTGCCACGTAATAGATGCGGAGCGTATTTTTGCCTATCGTGCCTTGCGCTTTGCGCGAAATGATAAAACTCCTTTGGCGGGATTTGAAGAAAACGATTATGCACCGCAGGCCAACGCGGCAGGCAGAAGCCTTACTAAAATCGCGTTGGAAATGACCCATGTTCGAATGACCACCGTTGATTTGTTTGAAAGCTTTACCCCCGAAATGCTAGCACGAAAGGGAGCGGCCAATAACAATGAAATCTCCGTCATTGGATTAGGTTTTATCATTGCTGGGCACGAAACCCATCATCGAAAAATTTTGGTGGAGCGTTATCTTTCTTGA
- a CDS encoding ABC transporter permease, translating to MFTNYLLLAFRNIARKRAYAAVNILGLAVGLSAALFISLYVRDELTYDTMHPQANETYRMGYVVTFPNGEKEAAPYAPAGWDNYIQANFPGIGGITSYTSWGMPTSVQYVNKDRIILTEELIWAESSITDLIYMPVLKGTSKNPLKEINSIVLTESAAKELFGNEDPINQQVTVMHTWATQGKKVEMMVTAVIKDIPSNSHVNPKYVANILALKPFMPDLENLLNTSMADGNNNFFTQSYFVCKDPTKIPLIMEDMQKKVDQMIAKNKWDIKFKPVVKKITDVHFDQEMDWTIDHKTADIKYMYVFMTIALLILVVACINYINLSTAKSAGRAREIGLRKTFGGIRSELFLQFMLESFVLVFISALMALLIVAMLTAPFNHLTGKAFTLAHLFNGQMLLIMLGVIVLVTLLAGSYPALFVSGFQPATVLKGKFAFRKGSIFFRQFLTALQFVVAVTLLAGTVIIVRQMDLMRNSKLNEAGKQVISIRFGGFNEPTPDYKYLLFKNAVQSDPEIEHVTLANHLPRLDFFGPINMQMQFPDINEEKHEWFQLNGDYDFTQTFQLKLIAGRDFDPKNVADSASILLNKSAVEALHLTPAEVVGKAVVRPDWSMGYSQPDSTKKPITGTVIGVVDDFPYRSMRRKIDPLAICPKPHPVDRIIHVRLPAGKMQNKIASIENEWKKIFPGLGFDYWFIDEEFGRMYENETKVAALTEKFSWLAILITCVGLYGLASFLSQQRTKEIGIRKSMGASNFQILVLLLQVFAKLLLIACLIALPLAYFVANNWLQSFVYRTELSVLLFAGVVGLIAFITLLTVGYESLKASMTNPVQALKHE from the coding sequence ATGTTCACCAACTACCTTCTACTGGCATTTCGCAATATTGCGCGAAAGCGTGCATATGCCGCGGTAAACATCCTTGGCTTGGCCGTGGGTTTATCGGCTGCATTGTTCATCTCGCTGTATGTACGCGATGAGCTCACCTACGATACCATGCATCCTCAAGCCAATGAAACCTATCGGATGGGTTATGTGGTCACGTTTCCCAATGGTGAAAAAGAAGCAGCTCCTTACGCCCCAGCTGGTTGGGACAATTACATCCAAGCAAACTTTCCAGGCATTGGTGGCATTACCAGCTATACTTCGTGGGGCATGCCCACCAGTGTTCAATATGTAAACAAAGACCGGATCATTTTAACCGAAGAATTGATTTGGGCAGAATCGTCCATCACCGATTTGATTTATATGCCTGTGTTAAAGGGCACGTCTAAAAATCCGCTCAAAGAAATCAACTCAATTGTTTTAACCGAATCAGCCGCTAAAGAATTATTCGGTAACGAAGACCCCATCAATCAACAAGTAACGGTGATGCACACATGGGCCACCCAAGGCAAAAAAGTTGAGATGATGGTAACGGCTGTGATCAAAGACATTCCGAGCAACTCGCACGTAAACCCCAAGTACGTGGCCAACATTTTGGCATTGAAACCCTTTATGCCAGATTTGGAAAACCTGTTGAACACCTCGATGGCAGATGGCAACAATAATTTTTTTACGCAGTCTTACTTTGTTTGCAAAGACCCCACTAAAATTCCATTGATTATGGAAGACATGCAGAAAAAAGTGGATCAAATGATTGCCAAAAACAAGTGGGACATCAAATTCAAACCCGTGGTGAAAAAGATTACCGATGTGCACTTCGACCAAGAAATGGACTGGACCATTGACCACAAAACTGCCGACATCAAATACATGTACGTATTCATGACCATTGCACTACTCATTTTAGTGGTGGCGTGTATCAATTACATCAACTTATCTACTGCCAAGTCGGCTGGCCGTGCGCGCGAGATTGGGTTGCGCAAAACGTTTGGCGGCATCCGTTCGGAATTGTTCTTGCAGTTTATGCTCGAATCATTTGTATTGGTGTTTATCTCTGCGTTGATGGCATTGTTGATAGTGGCGATGCTCACCGCACCATTCAATCACTTAACGGGCAAAGCTTTTACGTTGGCGCATTTGTTCAACGGGCAAATGTTGTTGATTATGCTTGGCGTGATTGTGTTGGTCACGTTATTGGCGGGCAGCTATCCGGCTTTGTTTGTTTCAGGTTTTCAACCCGCCACCGTGCTTAAAGGAAAATTTGCTTTCCGCAAAGGCTCCATCTTTTTCCGTCAGTTTTTAACAGCGTTGCAATTTGTGGTAGCTGTTACCCTGCTGGCGGGCACCGTTATCATCGTTCGGCAAATGGATTTAATGCGTAACTCAAAATTAAACGAGGCGGGCAAGCAAGTAATCTCTATCCGTTTTGGCGGCTTCAACGAGCCCACACCTGATTACAAATATTTGCTCTTCAAAAACGCGGTTCAATCCGACCCTGAAATAGAACACGTAACCCTCGCCAACCATTTGCCACGCTTGGATTTTTTTGGCCCGATCAATATGCAAATGCAATTTCCCGACATCAACGAAGAAAAGCACGAGTGGTTTCAATTGAATGGCGATTACGATTTCACCCAAACGTTTCAATTGAAGTTAATTGCAGGCCGCGATTTTGATCCTAAAAACGTAGCCGACTCTGCTTCCATCTTGTTGAATAAATCGGCTGTGGAGGCGCTTCATCTTACGCCAGCAGAAGTAGTTGGCAAAGCGGTGGTTCGCCCCGATTGGAGCATGGGCTATTCTCAACCAGACTCTACCAAAAAACCAATCACCGGCACGGTCATCGGGGTGGTGGACGATTTTCCCTATCGCTCCATGCGGAGGAAGATTGACCCTTTGGCGATTTGCCCAAAACCTCATCCGGTAGATCGCATCATTCATGTACGCTTGCCTGCTGGCAAAATGCAAAACAAAATTGCTTCGATCGAAAACGAATGGAAAAAAATATTCCCAGGCCTTGGTTTTGATTACTGGTTTATTGATGAAGAGTTTGGCCGGATGTATGAGAACGAAACCAAGGTAGCTGCGCTGACTGAGAAGTTTTCGTGGCTGGCTATTCTAATCACGTGTGTTGGATTGTATGGGTTGGCATCGTTTCTATCGCAACAACGCACCAAAGAAATTGGCATTCGCAAATCCATGGGGGCGAGCAATTTTCAAATATTGGTTTTACTCTTGCAGGTATTTGCCAAATTGTTATTGATTGCGTGCCTCATTGCGCTGCCGCTGGCTTATTTTGTCGCCAATAATTGGTTGCAAAGTTTTGTGTACCGAACAGAGCTATCGGTTCTATTATTTGCGGGGGTGGTAGGTTTGATTGCTTTCATCACGCTTCTCACCGTTGGGTACGAATCATTGAAAGCTTCGATGACCAATCCGGTGCAGGCGTTGAAGCATGAGTAG
- a CDS encoding DNA-3-methyladenine glycosylase I — protein MEKEKTRCPWCLGFEEYKKYHDEEWGVPVHDDRVHFEFLILEGAQAGLSWSTILKKREGYRKAFADFDPNRVARFTEKKLEKILLDPGIVRNRLKVYAAVNNAKQFLKLQKEFWSFDKYIWQFVGGKPIVNKRKTMKEVPATTPESDALSKDLIKRGFKFVGSTVIYAHMQACGLVNDHLIDCWRYGK, from the coding sequence ATGGAAAAAGAAAAGACTCGCTGCCCGTGGTGTTTGGGTTTTGAAGAATATAAAAAATACCACGATGAGGAATGGGGCGTGCCGGTGCATGATGATCGAGTCCATTTTGAATTCTTAATTTTAGAAGGCGCACAAGCAGGATTGAGCTGGTCTACTATTTTAAAAAAACGCGAAGGCTACCGAAAAGCGTTTGCTGATTTTGATCCCAACAGGGTGGCGCGTTTTACTGAAAAGAAACTTGAGAAAATTTTGTTGGATCCCGGAATTGTGCGCAACCGACTGAAAGTTTATGCGGCCGTTAATAACGCAAAGCAATTTTTGAAATTACAGAAAGAGTTTTGGAGTTTTGACAAATACATTTGGCAGTTTGTTGGCGGCAAGCCTATTGTCAACAAACGGAAAACGATGAAAGAAGTACCAGCCACGACTCCCGAATCAGATGCATTAAGCAAAGACTTGATTAAACGCGGGTTTAAGTTTGTTGGAAGTACGGTCATCTATGCCCACATGCAAGCCTGTGGGTTGGTGAATGATCACCTGATTGATTGCTGGAGATATGGGAAATAA
- a CDS encoding RecX family transcriptional regulator, with the protein MFSEKEPKKIRLSPTVALAKIQLYCAYQERSHQEVKNKLFDYGLYSTQVDQIIAQLITEGFLNEERFAKAFAGGKFRIKKWGRKKIENELKFLGLSKRNIATGLKEIEDPDYRKTLKNLLKRKSEQSTETNLFKKRDKLASYAIGKGYEPELVWEMVKEID; encoded by the coding sequence ATGTTCTCAGAAAAAGAACCTAAAAAAATCAGATTATCCCCAACCGTTGCCCTTGCTAAGATTCAACTCTATTGCGCCTACCAAGAGCGCTCACACCAAGAAGTAAAAAACAAGTTGTTCGACTATGGGCTGTATTCCACGCAAGTGGATCAAATCATTGCACAACTCATTACCGAAGGGTTTTTAAATGAAGAGCGGTTTGCCAAAGCCTTCGCTGGGGGCAAATTCCGGATTAAAAAGTGGGGCCGCAAAAAAATTGAAAACGAACTAAAGTTTCTTGGCCTTAGCAAACGAAACATTGCCACTGGACTAAAAGAAATTGAAGACCCAGACTATCGAAAAACGTTAAAGAATCTTCTGAAAAGGAAGTCAGAACAATCAACCGAAACAAACCTATTCAAAAAGCGTGATAAACTTGCTAGCTACGCCATCGGAAAAGGGTACGAACCCGAGCTGGTGTGGGAGATGGTAAAAGAAATAGACTAG
- the recG gene encoding ATP-dependent DNA helicase RecG, giving the protein MSFFDTSIEFLKGVGPQRATLLQKELKIFTYGDLIQHYPFRYEDRTRFYSIAEINETMPYVQIKGTISEFETLGAGNKKRLVGYFTDGKGEIELIWFQGVSWVMQKIKTNTNYVVFGKPNQYGSRFSIAHPEIEPLTEKSDKGGYLQPVYPVSEKLRARHIDSKFISKMQQEVLRMAQTHLQEILPNSILQKQKLLDKKKAIIQIHFPSNHELLAAAQHRLKFEELFFIQLRLIKMKLVRQGKFKGIVFNDTAILTKFYKEFLPFELTEAQKKVVREIYADMKSGKQMNRLLQGDVGSGKTIVAFICILLVVGSDSQTALIAPTEILAQQHYANLKRYAEPMGISIALLTGSVKKSARKPIHENLQNGSLKILIGTHALLEEEVKFNKLGLAIIDEQHRFGVAQRSKLWQKNASVYPHVLVMTATPIPRTLAMTLYGDLEISVIDQLPKGRKPIQTMHKYDTHRLQVNGFIKAQIEQGRQVYIVYPLIEESEKLDLKHLMDGYESISRSFPDVAISIVHGQMKAEAKDFEMKRFIKGETKIMVATTVIEVGVDVPNASVMIIESAQRFGLSQLHQLRGRVGRGVDQSYCILMTDHKLGTESKTRIETMVRTNNGFEIAETDLKLRGPGDLMGTQQSGALDLLIADLSKDGELLKQAREEAQLLLENDPNLEKPENSMVLRQIQSIKKAAVNWSRIS; this is encoded by the coding sequence ATGAGTTTCTTCGACACCTCCATTGAATTCTTAAAAGGCGTGGGACCGCAGCGTGCCACGTTGCTTCAAAAGGAACTTAAAATTTTTACCTATGGCGACTTGATTCAGCACTATCCATTTCGTTACGAAGACAGAACAAGATTTTATTCGATTGCAGAGATAAACGAAACAATGCCTTATGTGCAGATCAAAGGGACAATCTCTGAATTTGAAACCTTGGGTGCAGGAAATAAAAAAAGATTGGTAGGCTATTTCACCGATGGCAAAGGTGAAATTGAATTAATTTGGTTTCAAGGGGTTAGTTGGGTGATGCAAAAAATCAAAACCAACACCAATTACGTGGTGTTTGGCAAACCCAATCAATACGGCAGTAGGTTTTCGATCGCGCATCCCGAAATCGAACCGCTAACTGAAAAAAGCGATAAGGGAGGATATTTGCAGCCCGTTTACCCGGTTAGCGAAAAATTGCGAGCTCGCCATATCGATTCAAAGTTCATTTCTAAAATGCAGCAAGAAGTTTTGCGGATGGCTCAAACCCATCTGCAAGAAATTTTACCTAACTCAATTTTACAAAAACAGAAACTACTCGATAAAAAGAAGGCGATCATTCAAATCCATTTTCCTTCCAATCACGAATTGCTTGCTGCGGCTCAACACAGATTAAAATTTGAAGAACTCTTTTTTATTCAATTGCGATTGATAAAAATGAAGTTGGTGCGGCAAGGAAAGTTCAAGGGAATTGTTTTCAATGATACCGCCATCCTCACTAAATTCTACAAAGAGTTTTTGCCTTTTGAACTAACAGAAGCCCAAAAGAAAGTAGTCCGTGAAATTTATGCGGACATGAAATCGGGCAAACAAATGAACCGGTTGCTTCAGGGAGATGTGGGCAGTGGCAAAACCATTGTTGCATTTATCTGTATTCTTTTGGTGGTGGGCAGCGACTCGCAAACGGCCTTGATAGCCCCTACCGAAATTTTAGCACAGCAACATTACGCTAACTTAAAGCGCTATGCTGAACCCATGGGAATTTCTATTGCGCTACTAACAGGTTCCGTTAAGAAAAGTGCGCGCAAGCCTATTCACGAAAATTTGCAAAACGGTTCGCTCAAAATACTGATTGGCACACACGCCTTATTAGAAGAAGAAGTCAAATTCAATAAATTGGGATTGGCCATTATCGATGAGCAACATCGTTTTGGCGTAGCACAACGATCCAAACTCTGGCAGAAGAACGCAAGTGTTTACCCGCACGTACTGGTGATGACGGCCACACCTATTCCGCGCACATTGGCGATGACGCTTTATGGCGACTTGGAAATTTCTGTCATCGATCAATTGCCCAAAGGCCGAAAGCCTATTCAAACCATGCACAAATATGATACCCATCGTTTACAAGTAAATGGTTTCATCAAGGCACAAATTGAGCAAGGCCGGCAAGTGTACATTGTTTACCCATTGATTGAAGAATCTGAAAAATTAGATTTAAAGCATTTGATGGATGGTTACGAAAGCATTTCACGTTCTTTTCCTGACGTGGCCATCAGCATTGTGCATGGGCAAATGAAGGCAGAGGCAAAAGATTTTGAAATGAAGCGATTTATAAAAGGCGAGACTAAGATTATGGTAGCGACCACGGTAATCGAAGTAGGAGTAGATGTTCCAAATGCTTCGGTTATGATTATTGAAAGTGCACAGCGTTTTGGTTTGTCACAACTTCATCAATTGCGAGGGCGAGTAGGGCGTGGAGTCGATCAGTCGTATTGTATTTTAATGACTGATCACAAACTAGGCACTGAATCGAAAACACGCATTGAAACGATGGTGCGCACGAATAATGGGTTCGAGATTGCAGAGACGGATTTAAAACTACGTGGCCCCGGAGATTTAATGGGCACACAACAAAGTGGGGCGTTAGATTTACTGATTGCTGATTTGAGTAAAGATGGTGAATTGTTGAAGCAAGCTCGTGAAGAGGCACAGTTGCTGTTAGAGAATGATCCGAACTTAGAAAAGCCAGAAAACAGCATGGTGCTTAGGCAGATTCAGTCGATCAAAAAGGCAGCTGTGAATTGGAGTAGGATTAGTTAG
- a CDS encoding type II toxin-antitoxin system RelE/ParE family toxin — MAVEVSWSIQALEDIENIAEFIAKDSEFYAQLQSERFFKRVKILETYPKFGRVVPEQELKSIRQLIDGNYRIIYRIVSKSRIDILTIQHSSRLLSNNPLFGEQ; from the coding sequence ATGGCTGTTGAAGTAAGCTGGTCAATTCAGGCCCTTGAGGATATCGAAAACATAGCTGAATTTATTGCCAAAGATTCTGAGTTTTATGCTCAACTTCAATCGGAGCGATTCTTTAAAAGAGTTAAAATATTGGAAACTTATCCAAAGTTTGGAAGGGTCGTTCCTGAACAGGAATTGAAATCAATTCGGCAATTGATTGATGGGAACTATCGTATTATTTATCGAATTGTTTCAAAAAGCAGGATTGACATACTCACTATTCAACATAGTAGTAGGCTCTTATCAAACAACCCTTTGTTCGGAGAACAATAA
- the gldD gene encoding gliding motility lipoprotein GldD — MRRSILLAVCGLELVAIAFLLTSCSRDYQPKPKGYNRLILPEEKYLSLPDSLPYSFEYSTAAKLMRDTSWVNERHWVEIYYPTLKANLHITYKKINNREELLKEFLNDSYKLTSKQQIKAYGIDEVKVVTPLGKTAMIAEISGDVPTQFQFTITDSTKNFLRGALYFNTEVNNDSLSPAIDFMKKEAMHLINTLEWKKK, encoded by the coding sequence ATGAGACGTTCGATTTTACTTGCAGTTTGTGGCTTGGAGCTTGTGGCGATTGCATTCCTTTTAACTAGCTGTTCGCGCGATTATCAGCCCAAGCCAAAAGGATACAACCGATTAATTTTACCGGAAGAGAAGTACCTTTCGCTACCCGATAGTTTACCGTATTCGTTTGAGTATTCAACCGCAGCGAAACTGATGCGCGATACTTCTTGGGTAAACGAGCGTCATTGGGTTGAAATTTATTACCCTACTTTGAAGGCCAACCTGCACATCACTTATAAAAAAATCAACAACCGCGAAGAATTGCTGAAAGAGTTTTTGAATGATTCGTACAAGCTTACATCAAAACAGCAAATAAAAGCGTATGGAATTGATGAAGTTAAAGTTGTTACACCTTTGGGCAAAACGGCTATGATTGCCGAAATCAGTGGAGATGTGCCTACCCAATTTCAATTCACTATTACAGACTCAACCAAAAATTTTCTTCGTGGTGCGCTTTATTTCAACACAGAAGTAAATAACGATTCATTGTCACCGGCCATCGACTTTATGAAAAAGGAGGCGATGCATTTGATCAATACCTTAGAATGGAAGAAGAAATGA
- the gldE gene encoding gliding motility-associated protein GldE, with the protein MALEEPPSFILAEIFAELNPFYAVSFAAIAVLLFMSAMISASEVAFFSLKADDLDRCRESEDSSEKNIVQLLKKPRLLLATILIMNNFVNVGVVTISTFLMWAMAGTRKPEEAVVGLVTFGATFAITFFGEIVPKVYATRHNWTFAKRMGGLWLILEKVWMPISWLLLNMSQIIEKRIEKKGYSTTVEELNQALDLTTNNSDTTAEEKGILKGIVNFGTLTVKRVMKSRLDISCVDGELDFKELMNQVNKSGFSRIPVYKESIDRIEGILYTKDLLPYLDETKEFKWQKLLRPGFFVPETKKLDSLLKDFQSKRVHMAIVVDEYGGTSGLVTLEDLIEEIIGEINDEFDEVILGFQKIDDHNFIFEGKTSIHDVCKALDVVVTSFDEVKRESESLAGLILELHGSMPAQGEQIVFERFVFTIMIADLKRINKVKVTLQKEVMEKK; encoded by the coding sequence TTGGCATTAGAGGAGCCTCCTAGTTTTATTTTGGCAGAAATTTTTGCTGAATTAAATCCATTCTATGCGGTAAGTTTTGCAGCCATTGCGGTGTTGCTTTTTATGTCGGCTATGATCTCCGCTTCTGAAGTAGCTTTTTTTTCGCTTAAAGCAGATGATTTGGATCGCTGCCGCGAGTCCGAAGATTCTTCAGAAAAAAATATTGTTCAATTGCTAAAGAAGCCGCGCTTGTTGTTGGCCACCATCTTGATCATGAACAATTTTGTGAATGTAGGTGTGGTAACCATTTCAACCTTTTTAATGTGGGCCATGGCTGGCACACGCAAGCCAGAAGAGGCGGTGGTAGGCTTGGTTACGTTTGGAGCCACTTTTGCCATTACTTTTTTTGGTGAGATTGTTCCGAAAGTTTATGCCACACGCCACAACTGGACCTTTGCCAAACGCATGGGTGGGCTTTGGTTGATTTTGGAGAAAGTGTGGATGCCAATTTCTTGGTTACTGCTGAACATGAGTCAAATCATTGAAAAACGAATTGAGAAAAAAGGATACAGCACCACGGTAGAAGAGTTGAATCAAGCGCTTGATTTGACAACCAACAACAGCGACACCACGGCTGAGGAGAAAGGGATTTTAAAAGGCATCGTAAATTTTGGGACGCTTACCGTAAAGCGCGTGATGAAGTCGCGCTTGGATATTTCTTGCGTAGATGGTGAATTGGACTTTAAAGAACTGATGAACCAGGTAAATAAATCTGGGTTCTCGCGCATTCCGGTCTATAAAGAATCCATTGATCGGATAGAAGGGATTTTATACACCAAAGATTTGCTTCCCTATTTAGATGAAACGAAGGAATTTAAATGGCAAAAATTATTGCGCCCCGGTTTTTTTGTTCCAGAAACCAAAAAACTCGATTCGCTGCTCAAAGATTTTCAGAGCAAGCGCGTGCACATGGCCATTGTAGTTGATGAATATGGTGGCACATCAGGATTGGTAACACTCGAAGATTTAATTGAAGAAATAATTGGTGAGATCAACGATGAATTTGATGAAGTCATCCTTGGCTTTCAAAAAATAGATGATCACAACTTTATTTTTGAAGGCAAAACATCCATACACGATGTATGCAAGGCCTTGGATGTGGTTGTTACTTCTTTTGACGAGGTGAAGAGGGAAAGCGAATCATTGGCCGGATTGATTTTGGAGTTACATGGCTCGATGCCGGCACAAGGTGAGCAAATTGTGTTTGAGCGTTTTGTGTTTACGATTATGATAGCGGATCTAAAAAGAATCAACAAAGTGAAAGTGACGTTGCAAAAGGAAGTGATGGAAAAAAAATGA
- a CDS encoding single-stranded DNA-binding protein, with protein MSGVNKVILVGRLGKDPEVRNLENGATVANFTMATSETYKDKTTGDRKEITEWHNIVLWRGLADIAAKYLHKGDQVYIEGKLRTRSWEKEGVTRYTTEIIGDNMTLLGSKPSGSSSSPSANVSSYQQSPAPAPLSAPTDTTDDLPF; from the coding sequence ATGTCGGGTGTTAACAAAGTAATTTTAGTTGGTAGGTTAGGCAAAGATCCAGAAGTAAGAAATTTAGAAAATGGGGCTACGGTAGCCAATTTTACCATGGCCACTTCCGAAACATATAAAGACAAAACTACTGGCGATCGCAAGGAAATAACGGAATGGCACAATATTGTGCTGTGGCGTGGCTTGGCAGACATTGCCGCTAAATACTTGCACAAGGGTGACCAAGTTTATATTGAAGGAAAACTTCGCACCCGCAGTTGGGAGAAAGAAGGCGTGACTCGCTACACCACCGAAATTATTGGCGACAATATGACCCTATTGGGTAGCAAGCCAAGCGGAAGCAGCTCATCTCCTTCAGCAAACGTTTCTAGCTATCAACAATCACCGGCACCTGCCCCATTATCAGCGCCTACCGACACCACCGATGACTTGCCTTTTTAA